One part of the Eulemur rufifrons isolate Redbay chromosome 16, OSU_ERuf_1, whole genome shotgun sequence genome encodes these proteins:
- the LOC138396706 gene encoding large ribosomal subunit protein eL31-like, with amino-acid sequence MAPPKKGGKKKKGCSAINEVVTREYTINVHKHIHRVGFKKRTPQELREIQKFAMKEMGTPDVHTDTRLNKAIWAKGIRNVPYHICVQLSRKRNEDEESPNNLYTLVTYVPVTTFKNLQYG; translated from the coding sequence ATGGCTCCCCCAAAGAAAGGTGGCAAGAAGAAGAAGGGCTGTTCTGCCATCAACGAGGTGGTCACCCGAGAATACACCATCAACGTTCACAAGCACATCCACAGAGTGGGCTTCAAGAAGCGTACCCCTCAGGAACTCAGAGAGATACAGAAATTTGCCATGAAGGAAATGGGAACTCCAGATGTGCACACTGACACCAGGCTCAACAAAGCTATCTGGGCCAAAGGAATAAGGAATGTCCCATACCATATCTGTGTGCAGTTGTCCAGAAAACGTAATGAGGATGAAGAGTCACCAAATAACCTCTATACTTTAGTTACGTATGTACCTGTTACCACTTTCAAAAATCTACAATATGGATAA